A genomic segment from Aspergillus puulaauensis MK2 DNA, chromosome 1, nearly complete sequence encodes:
- a CDS encoding integral membrane protein TmpA (COG:S;~EggNog:ENOG410PUQD;~TransMembrane:6 (i78-95o101-127i148-168o188-212i224-245o265-283i)), whose amino-acid sequence MSQVEETKEVIVSRPPTAVCAPESPSEASFVDIEKCIIKDVSELMIKDEYCYDLEAQSTKRKVIAPIRYTFLNIYRRLFTLVFLANIGVFIYVLIARRKLLALINAAAANLLACGLARQPLVVNTIFFTVCSIPRSAPLWMRRIASKVYHYGGVHSGCGVASLVWYLGFVGQFSREYFSPGTGITTPFSVAPIILTYIIMALLLAIIIVAYPGFRFKRHDYFELTHRFSGWLVIALFVVLLMVFVHEFSAAEGTPMGRFLIELPAFWFLMVVVAAIIQPWLLLRKVKVTPEYLSPHATRLHFYHTTTTFGKGIQLSKHPLRDWHSFATFPDADRDGKSFSSVVSKAGDWTSACIKEQPTALWKRGVLMYGFAYAMRVYKRVVVVTTGSGMGPCLSFLGDDNRPSLRVIWQTRAPKRTYGKGVLNLVGMMDPNPVIIDTNSSGRLDMIPVIRQIAREHDAEAICVVSNPFVTKKVVFELESMGIPAYGPIFDS is encoded by the coding sequence ATGTCTCAAGTTGAAGAGACCAAGGAGGTCATCGTCTCGAGACCTCCAACAGCCGTGTGCGCCCCAGAGAGCCCAAGCGAAGCCAGCTTCGTAGACATCGAGAAGTGCATCATCAAAGATGTCTCCGAGTTGATGATAAAGGACGAATACTGCTATGACCTTGAGGCACAAAGCACCAAGAGGAAAGTGATTGCACCGATTCGGTATACATTCCTCAACATCTACCGTCGGCTCTTCACTCTTGTCTTCCTGGCCAACATCGGAGTCTTCATCTATGTGCTGATTGCACGTCGGAAACTTCTCGCGCTCATCAATGCTGCGGCAGCCAATCTGCTTGCATGCGGTCTTGCGAGACAGCCTCTGGTCGTGAacaccatcttcttcacagTATGCTCGATACCAAGGTCCGCACCCCTGTGGATGCGCCGCATAGCATCCAAGGTGTACCATTATGGCGGCGTACATAGCGGATGTGGTGTTGCCTCCCTCGTCTGGTACCTGGGCTTCGTCGGCCAGTTCTCTCGAGAGTACTTCTCTCCCGGCACAGGCATCACAACTCCATTCTCGGTGGCGCCAATCATCCTCACATACATCATTATGGCCCTGCTGCTCGCAATCATAATCGTCGCCTACCCAGGCTTCCGATTCAAGCGGCACGACTACTTCGAACTCACCCACCGCTTCTCCGGCTGGCTGGTCATAGCACTCTTCGTCGTTCTCCTCATGGTCTTCGTCCATgagttctccgccgccgaagGCACACCCATGGGCCGCTTCCTGATCGAGCTCCCAGCCTTCTGGTTCCTCATGGTTGTCGTCGCAGCAATCATCCAGCCCTGGCTACTCCtccgcaaggtcaaggtcacGCCCGAATACCTCTCTCCACACGCCACCCGCCTCCATTTCTATCacacaacaaccaccttcGGCAAGGGCATCCAGCTCTCCAAGCACCCACTCCGCGACTGGCACTCCTTCGCAACATTCCCAGACGCCGATCGAGACGGcaagagcttctccagcgTCGTCTCCAAAGCAGGTGACTGGACCTCCGCGTGTATAAAAGAGCAACCAACCGCCCTCTGGAAGCGCGGCGTGCTCATGTACGGTTTCGCATACGCAATGCGGGTATACAAGCGCGTGGTAGTCGTGACAACTGGATCCGGCATGGGTCCctgcctctccttcctcggcgaCGACAACCGGCCCAGCCTCCGCGTCATCTGGCAGACGAGAGCACCCAAGCGGACCTACGGCAAGGGGGTGCTGAATCTGGTTGGCATGATGGATCCGAACCCTGTGATTATCGATACAAATTCATCCGGCCGCCTCGACATGATTCCCGTTATTCGGCAGATCGCGCGCGAGCACGACGCAGAGGCGATCTGTGTCGTCAGTAATCCGTTTGTGACGAAGAAGGTGGTCTTCGAGCTTGAGTCGATGGGGATACCGGCGTATGGACCGATTTTTGATTCATGA
- a CDS encoding uncharacterized protein (COG:S;~EggNog:ENOG410PS0R), producing MECVSSPSSAQIALALAIVKLKPVGIDIKGATSCLRILWQGLQLISSSEYILQRRKSIKSSKTAEIFHSPEKFFDSVSFWRQAYERSEAEQSKLLDRIFELEERNEALAAKLHPREETTAKSAVKLPLKRKDTNNQSTEKQTKKQRHPMKGSLAAEVEISHDGLTTRLDDSEPTSPFVRQFYLLQKALQKCNTASIVRAAVSLCRTCEDELASVVPQENPTDRFKSRDLAQSQLSQFFLSLRVIESAITLLLLALVKLPNTGDSGQEEALLIYHVVCLYEAAINTLKRYCKAIPTPAATARTEYPIQTRAKTSNRTKVSAADDGAIKLTSLLGRMIISLDLTCPRHQRLLEGFLYVLLSRAGKVLCVFVFQDLELQPDLRADLHKLPLPAGLIDAELDGKSLGGTETEARYLIWLLQRTLAAVDTLPSLLNSASPENPSGQVQSSITARLQNTLFQAVFGEGLGFEQSLNRPSPPENFDIERFLAKSQITDSPTPEWYIQQVWELLGCDDILLKNNFL from the exons ATGGAGTGTgtctcctcgccgtcttccGCACAAATAGCTCTCGCTCTGGCTATTGTCAAATTGAAACCGGTAGGAATAGACATCAAAGGTGCCACATCCTGTCTTCGAATTCTCTGGCAAGGCTTGCAGTTAATCAGTTCATCAGAATACATATTGCAACGCCGAAAGTCAATCAAAAGTTCAAAAACTGCGGAGATATTCCACTCGCCCGAGAAGTTTTTTGACAGCGTTTCGTTCTGGAGGCAAGCGTACGAGAGATCAGAGGCAGAGCAGAGCAAGTTACTAGACCGCATTTTTGAGCTCGAAGAGCGAAATGAGGCACTTGCAGCAAAGTTACATCCTCGAGAAGAGACTACGGCGAAATCGGCAGTGAAGTTGCCGCTGAAGCGCAAGGACACCAATAACCAATCTACCGAAAAACAAACCAAGAAACAGCGACATCCTATGAAAGGCTCACTTGCTGCGGAAGTTGAGATATCTCATGATGGTTTAACTACGCGATTGGATGATTCCGAGC CTACGAGTCCTTTTGTGAGACAGTTCTATCTTCTTCAAAAGGCTCTGCAGAAGTGTAATACTGCGAGTATCGTCCGGGCTGCTGTTTCTCTATGCAGGACTTGTGAGGATGAGCTCGCCAGCGTAGTTCCCCAAGAGAACCCAACAGACAGGTTCAAGAGCCGAGACCTGGCACAATCTCAACTCTCACAATTCTTTCTGAGCCTGCGAGTCATTGAATCTGCCATTACGCTCCTCTTACTGGCTCTCGTCAAGCTTCCCAATACTGGAGACTCGGGGCAGGAGGAGGCACTGCTCATTTACCATGTAGTTTGCTTATACGAAGCAGCCATCAACACGCTAAAGAGATACTGCAAAGCGATACCAACACCGGCAGCTACAGCTAGGACAGAGTATCCTATCCAGACACGAGCAAAGACATCGAATCGAACAAAAGTGAGCGCTGCGGATGATGGGGCGATAAAGTTGACTTCATTACTGGGTCGAATGATCATATCTCTCGACCTAACCTGCCCTAGGCATCAAAGACTACTAGAGGGATTCCTGTACGTCTTGTTAAGCCGTGCTGGGAAAGTTCTATGCGTATTCGTCTTTCAAGACCTAGAACTGCAGCCGGATCTTCGAGCTGATCTTCACAAACTGCCACTCCCTGCCGGTCTGATAGACGCCGAGCTCGATGGCAAGTCATTAGGGGGTACCGAGACGGAAGCCAGGTACCTAATCTGGCTATTGCAAAGGACTCTAGCTGCCGTTGATACTCTCCCGTCTTTGTTGAATTCTGCATCACCAGAGAACCCTTCCGGCCAGGTCCAATCCAGCATCACAGCAAGGCTACAGAACACTCTCTTTCAAGCAGTTTTTGGCGAAGGCTTGGGATTTGAACAGTCTTTAAACCGCCCTAGTCCTCCTGAAAACTTTGACATAGAGAGATTCCTTGCGAAGAGCCAGATTACCGACTCGCCAACTCCCGAATGGTACATACAACAGGTCTGGGAGCTCCTAGGATGCGATGATATACTGCTTAAAAACAACTTTTTATGA
- a CDS encoding SDR family NAD(P)-dependent oxidoreductase (COG:Q;~EggNog:ENOG410PW3M;~InterPro:IPR036291,IPR002347;~PFAM:PF00106,PF13561;~go_process: GO:0055114 - oxidation-reduction process [Evidence IEA]) has product MSHLEAANLYNVKGLVTVITGGGSGLGRTMALTLATNGASKVFIVGRREDSLRETVSLGPANAKDIIIPVPGDVSSQESLQSVYETIAAQVGHVDLLVVNSGILGPPARVNPNADGSNPSISELKDYLWSIPMAEFTRVFEVNTTGAYYTAIAFLPLLDAANKRRPAPEKNRISAPLSQIVMTSSIAGYSRRVPFDLAYNLSKGAVNHLVKILSTTLTEYNIRVNGIAPGLYYSEMSAGDNFNGDDKGVSDGSFPTTKIPMTRAGGEEDIAGLILWMAGASGGYLNGNITVTDGGRLSILQSSY; this is encoded by the exons ATGTCTCACCTCGAAGCCGCAAATCTGTATAATGTCAAGGGCCTGGTAACCGTCATAACCGGCGGCGGAAGCG GTCTCGGCCGTACAATGGCGCTGACCCTCGCGACAAATGGCGCTTCCAAGGTGTTCATCGTCGGCCGACGCGAAGATAGTCTACGGGAAACCGTTTCCCTCGGCCCAGCCAACGCGAAAGACATCATAATTCCGGTCCCCGGCGATGTTTCCTCGCAAGAATCTCTCCAGTCTGTATACGAGACAATCGCGGCCCAAGTAGGGCATGTTGACCTCCTAGTCGTCAATTCTGGCATTCTCGGTCCTCCCGCAAGGGTCAACCCCAACGCCGACGGGTCAaatccctccatctccgaaCTGAAAGACTATCTATGGAGTATACCGATGGCGGAATTTACGAGGGTGTTTGAAGTGAACACAACAGGGGCATACTATACGGCCATCGCGTTCCTGCCGCTGTTGGATGCTGCCAATAAGCGTCGTCCGGCGCCGGAGAAAAACAGGATCTCTGCGCCATTGTCCCAGATTGTCATGACATCGAGTATTGCGGGCTATTCGAGACGCGTTCCATTTGACTTGGCGTACAACCTTTCCAAGGGGGCTGTGAATCACCTGGTGAAGATTCTCTCGACAACGTTAACGGAATACAATATCCGGGTTAATGGGATTGCGCCGGGGTTGTACTACTCTGAAATGTCAGCAGGCGACAACTTCAATGGTGATGACAAGGGGGTGTCGGACGGGTCATTCCCAACAACTAAGATTCCGATGACGAGAGctggtggagaggaagataTTGCTGGCTTGATACTTTGGATGGCTGGGGCTTCGGGAGGCTATCTTAATGGGAATATTACGGTGACTGATGGGGGACGGTTGAGCATTTTGCAATCTTCTTATTAG
- a CDS encoding isopenicillin N synthase family dioxygenase (COG:Q;~EggNog:ENOG410PFG6;~InterPro:IPR026992,IPR027443,IPR005123;~PFAM:PF03171,PF14226;~go_function: GO:0016491 - oxidoreductase activity [Evidence IEA];~go_process: GO:0055114 - oxidation-reduction process [Evidence IEA]): MEGNMPAQACQPVSETVSKDGLVIPIIDFAPFLNGTPADKHAVAMSVVDAFKTSGFLYLKDHGIPPSVATRVFKSSATFFARPQEQKDTLGWTTPQANRGYVRTGREKLSTVDDRSDLVDRRAIPDMKESMEIGREGVEGLPNRWPDHLDHEGKDFKDVMLSFFAMCKELHIQVMRAIALGMNLPVHFFDEYVDRGDNNLRLLHYPAVHKDVFKMNPGQVRAAEHSDYGSITLLFQDQRGGLQACSPEGTFVDVTPFTDTVVVNAGDLLARWSNDTIKSTKHRVIEPPKVYGEDDDGSDMYPERYSIAYFCNPNMDKFIEAIPGTYGEGADINRAKYPGITSGDYLVQRLSATY; this comes from the exons ATGGAAGGGAATATGCCCGCCCAGGCCTGTCAACCCGTCTCTGAGACGGTATCAAAGGACGGCCTGGTGATTCCA ATCATTGACTTCGCACCCTTCTTAAACGGAACCCCAGCTGATAAGCATGCCGTTGCCATGTCGGTCGTGGACGCATTCAAAACATCAGGCTTTCTCTACCTGAAAGACCACGGCATCCCGCCCTCCGTGGCAACCCGAGTATTCAAGTCATCTGCGACATTCTTCGCCCGACCTCAGGAGCAAAAGGATACGCTGGGTTGGACGACCCCGCAGGCGAACCGTGGTTACGTTAGGACTGGCCGAGAGAAGCTGAGCACGGTCGACGATCGTTCCGACCTGGTAGATCGTCGCGCGATCCCAGACATGAAAGAAAGCATGGAGATTGGGCGCGAGGGCGTCGAGGGCCTTCCGAACCGCTGGCCAGACCATCTAGACCATGAGGGGAAAGACTTTAAAGATGTGATGCTCTCGTTCTTTGCCATGTGCAAGGAGCTGCATATCCAGGTGATGCGGGCCATTGCACTGGGAATGAATTTGCCGGTTCATTTTTTCGACGAATATGTGGACCGAGGTGATAACAACCTGCGTCTGTTACATTACCCTGCTGTTCACAAGGATGTCTTCAAGATGAACCCGGGGCAAGTCCGCGCGGCGGAACACAGCGACTACGGTTCTATAACTCTTCTTTTCCAAGACCAACGCGGTGGACTCCAGGCGTGTAGCCCGGAGGGGACATTTGTCGATGTGACTCCGTTCACCGATACAGTGGTTGTCAATGCAGGTGATCTGTTGGCCCGATGGAGCAACGATACTATAAAGAGCACAAAGCACCGGGTCATCGAACCACCAAAGGTGtatggtgaggatgatgatggctcCGATATGTATCCGGAGCGATATAGCATCGCATACTTCTGCAATCCTAATATGGATAAGTTTATTGAGGCGATTCCGGGCACATACGGAGAAGGAGCGGATATCAACAGGGCTAAGTATCCAGGCATCACTTCTGGGGACTACCTGGTACAGCGTCTCTCTGCGACGTACTAA
- the afeA gene encoding adenylate-forming enzyme AfeA (COG:I;~EggNog:ENOG410Q1IU;~InterPro:IPR042099,IPR000873,IPR025110;~PFAM:PF00501,PF13193), with the protein MGSNARSQPQELDHIISLSEPKLIITNRDALPTVLDASANNGMLPSQVIVLDDPAAEQIAQLVGSGPVPYLESGDEHCLDFAHLLGYGENDWIRFDNEMIAKSTPAALFSTSGTGGLPKAAVLSHHAMVSQHLALAHDVPYEVRRLMSLPMFHLFGALWSHIFPIRYGQPLYILPRFEITQYLTLMYQYQITETYMVPAMVHSFNRCKLPVSDYLSSLRYVAVAGAPIDGASMQQFREHLALDAYAAQLWGMTEVGIAFQSRYNEVTNAASIGRLLSGYEARLVGADGNLVASDNKPGELYVRGSGLLTCYKHRDESKDAQGWFRTGDVAYVNNGLYYIVGRTKELIKVRGWQVAPAEVEAVLLKHPGIEDAAVTGVTSKDGSTEVPRAFVVRSRTFSGTRLTAEEVYLFCRRQLASYKALDGGIIFVEEIPRTPSGKIQRFKLTQMNTYREIVSSLLARFRGASLQSVGIMHGGRISV; encoded by the exons ATGGGATCGAACGCACGCAGCCAACCTCAGGAACTGGACCACATCATTTCGCTGAGCGAACCCAAGCTGATCATCACGAACCGCGATGCGCTTCCGACCGTCCTTGATGCCTCCGCCAACAATGGCATGCTCCCAAGCCAGGTTATTGTCCTAGAcgatcctgcagcagaacaAATCGCACAGCTTGTCGGATCCGGCCCAGTCCCATACCTTGAGAGTGGAGATGAACACTGCCTGGATTTCGCGCATCTTCTTGGATACGGTGAGAACGACTGGATTAGGTTCGACAATGAGATGATCGCAAAATCGACGCCGGCTGCGTTGTTCTCCACCAGCGGCACTGGAGGGCTACCCAAGGCAGCTGTTTTGTCGCACCACGCAATGGTATCGCAGCATCTAGCACTTGCGCATGATGTGCCCTACGAAGTCAGGCGATTAATGTCATTGCCTATGTTCCATCTATTTGGAGCACTTTGGTCACACATTTTCCCGATTCGCTATGGGCAGCCGCTGTACATCCTGCCCCGTTTCGAGATCACCCAATATCTCACGTTGATGTACCAGTACCAGATTACGGAAACATACATGGTCCCCGCCATGGTCCATTCCTTCAATCGCTGCAAATTACCAGTCAGCGATTACTTGTCGTCCCTCCGTTATGTTGCCGTCGCTGGTGCGCCGATTGATGGGGCGTCAATGCAGCAGTTCCGTGAACATCTTGCTCTCGACGCCTATGCGGCCCAGCTTTGGGGAATGACCGAAGTAGGCATCGCTTTCCAGAGCCGCTACAACGAGGTGACAAACGCAGCCAGTATTGGCCGACTCCTCTCTGGGTACGAAGCCCGCCTTGTCGGCGCCGACGGGAACCTTGTCGCAAGCGACAACAAGCCAGGAGAGCTATATGTGCGCGGCTCGGGGTTACTCACATGCTATAAGCACCGAGATGAGTCCAAAGATGCACAGGGCTGGTTCCGCACTGGAGACGTAGCATACGTAAATAATGGTCTCTACTACATCGTCGGACGAACTAAAGAGCTGATCAAAGTTCGCGG ATGGCAAGTCGCGCCCGCGGAAGTCGAAGCGGTTCTCCTCAAACACCCAGGCATCGAAGATGCAGCGGTCACCGGCGTGACCTCCAAAGACGGCAGCACCGAAGTCCCCCGTGCTTTCGTCGTGCGATCCAGGACATTTTCCGGCACGCGCCTTACCGCCGAGGAAGTCTATCTCTTCTGCCGTCGCCAATTGGCCTCCTACAAAGCGCTAGACGGGGGTATTATCTTTGTCGAGGAAATCCCGCGCACGCCGAGCGGGAAGATCCAGCGATTCAAGCTCACCCAGATGAACACGTATCGGGAGATCGTCAGCTCCCTGCTAGCAAGATTTCGTGGAGCTAGCCTCCAGAGTGTTGGAATCATGCATGGTGGTAGAATTTCAGTTTGA
- a CDS encoding amidohydrolase family protein (COG:S;~EggNog:ENOG410PH41;~InterPro:IPR006680,IPR032466,IPR032465;~PFAM:PF04909;~go_function: GO:0016787 - hydrolase activity [Evidence IEA];~go_function: GO:0016831 - carboxy-lyase activity [Evidence IEA]) — protein sequence MPLVIDIHTHVYPPAYMEMLRARKTVPYVHDPSNNKDPRLIILSSDDDPSIPIDQRGRPVDSSYWDINVKLAFMRQHGINCSVISLANPWLDFVEPSDAQMWAERINNNLEETCAGVNKAADPGNTLNLDQKETLFAMGALPLSAPSSGIVVNEIKRLKTLPHLRGVIMGTSGLGKGLDDATLDPVWQALQDTDTLMFLHPHYGLPDEAFGGSDATSRYGHVLPLALGFPLETTIAVTRMLLSGVFDRFPRLKILLAHSGGTLPFLAGRIDSCIHHERKFISGGGDVQGPQRSVWDVLKTNIYLDAVVYGKPGLEAAMAASGSDRLLFGTDHPFFPPLDSKEGDWPSVSTNYNAIHATFDTDSETVADVLGGNAARILNLE from the exons ATGCCTCTCGTCATTGATATCCATACCCATGTCTATCCTCCGGCATATATGGAAATGCTGAGGGCACGCAAAACAGTCCCATACGTCCACGACCCCTCCAACAATAAAGACCCACGACTGATTATCCTCTCCTCAGACGATGATCCCTCTATACCTATAGACCAACGCGGGCGCCCAGTCGACTCTTCCTACTGGGACATCAACGTCAAGCTAGCATTCATGCGCCAGCACGGAATCAACTGCAGTGTGATCTCCCTCGCGAATCCCTGGCTCGACTTCGTCGAACCGAGCGACGCCCAGATGTGGGCGGAGAGAATCAACAATAACCTCGAAGAGACCTGCGCGGGGGTGAATAAGGCCGCTGATCCAGGGAACACCCTGAATCTTGACCAGAAGGAGACGCTATTCGCAATGGGTGCTTTACCTCTGAGTGCTCCCAGCTCTGGTATTGTCGTCAATGAGATAAAGCGGCTTAAGACGCTTCCGCATTTACGAGGCGTGATTATGGGTACGTCCGGGCTAGGGAAAGGGCTGGACGATGCGACACTTGATCCCGTATGGCAGGCGCTCCAAGATACAGACACGCTGATGTTTCTACACCCGCACTACGGCTTGCCAGATGAGGCCTTTGGGGGATCTGATGCGACGAGTCGATATGGCCATGTGCTTCCCTTGGCGTTAGGGTTTCCGCTCGAGACTACTATTGCGGTAACGCGGATGCTGTTGTCGGGTGTGTTTGATCGCTTTCCACGGTTGAAGATTCTCCTAGCGCATTCTGGTGGtactcttcctttcctcgcCGGGCGTATCGATAGCTGTATTCATCATGAGCGCAAGTTTATTTCTGGGGGAGGTGACGTCCAAGGGCCTCAGAGGAGTGTATGGGATGTGCTCAaaacaaatatatatctggATGCCGTGGTTTATGGAAAACCGGGTTTAGAGGCAGCAATGGCCGCGTCGGGATCTGATCGTCTTCTCTTTG GAACCGACCATCCATTCTTCCCTCCACTTGACTCTAAAGAGGGTGACTGGCCGAGTGTGTCGACCAACTACAATGCGATCCATGCGACTTTCGACACAGATTCTGAGACGGTGGCAGATGTTTTAGGTGGAAATGCCGCTCGCATTCTAAATTTGGAGTGA
- a CDS encoding uncharacterized protein (COG:S;~EggNog:ENOG410PP7G;~TransMembrane:4 (i128-146o158-177i212-230o250-274i)): protein MKMDPPRNRKQRRAAATASQADSFDPSSIPLAHPPPNNPSKSQKSGRTLVDMIAERQGQLEGTLGSSGSQKGIETKYVAIDPDTGDISPFDQSSVSGTGKEGQLSEGVAKDEEEIDDYDPISPFIDTVLLSIPLTVLHLTLGYLAAHQYAQNIELDVLFRNSGFVAFPTLTLLIHLAHGHIISFRRGQGESETISLFPWHPEKLSFSFLRKLLFPPSLKTAIFLPGAVILGNRLMEMTNEDSYYAVMKQAPAIGTLWVWCILEIPVGAAFLGALGPLTYGVWFKGYGIL, encoded by the coding sequence ATGAAGATGGACCCTCCACGAAACCGAAAGCAGCGACGAGCTGCAGCTACCGCATCACAGGCAGATTCCTTCGATCCTTCCTCGATTCCCCTTGctcatcctccaccaaatAATCCTTCGAAGTCCCAAAAGAGTGGGAGAACGTTGGTAGACATGATTGCAGAAAGACAGGGCCAGCTTGAGGGGACACTTGGCTCCTCGGGATCGCAAAAGGGCATCGAGACGAAGTACGTGGCCATCGATCCAGACACGGGCGATATTTCTCCTTTCGATCAGTCAAGTGTGTCGGGTACTGGGAAGGAAGGTCAGCTGTCTGAGGGAGTTGCaaaggatgaggaagaaatAGACGACTACGACCCCATTTCACCATTTATCGACACCGTTCTGCTCTCCATACCTCTGACTGTCTTGCATCTGACATTGGGGTATCTGGCGGCCCATCAGTACGCACAGAACATTGAGCTCGACGTCCTCTTCCGCAATTCAGGCTTTGTCGCGTTCCCAACATTAACTCTCCTCATTCACCTTGCTCACGGGCATATTATCTCATTCCGCCGGGGTCAAGGAGAATCCGAGACCATTTCGCTCTTCCCGTGGCATCCAGAGAAGCTCTCTTTTTCGTTTCTGCGCAAGCTACTCTTCCCACCGTCGCTAAAGACAGCCATCTTTCTTCCTGGAGCGGTAATTCTCGGTAATAGACTCATGGAAATGACAAACGAGGACTCTTACTACGCGGTTATGAAGCAAGCACCGGCTATCGGGACATTATGGGTATGGTGTATTCTCGAGATTCCTGTGGGGGCCGCTTTTCTTGGAGCACTGGGTCCATTGACATACGGTGTATGGTTCAAAGGGTACGGCATTCTCTAA